One genomic segment of Vulpes vulpes isolate BD-2025 chromosome 2, VulVul3, whole genome shotgun sequence includes these proteins:
- the ADAMTS13 gene encoding A disintegrin and metalloproteinase with thrombospondin motifs 13 isoform X9, producing the protein MPCNDAVLAFLRMREPRPWGRCVGAILTSVFFLLGCWGLSDFQQQFLKALDPEEVTSYFGPEATLKAPPFDVAPLSCICEDGPGVPPCQALSCSLHIWGQLFTISFPPEWSLFTTSFTSELVLNASLQLLRRLPHLCFLGGRPLLPLGAAARVTYCSGHLEGDILVGADLFHIQPVKMQHRELVPPWALAQPHLIHRPFPKVPMAPEALNTIREASLSAPLPPSPGHPRSPRLRRWVAGSVLHLELLVAVGPDVYQAHQEDTERYVLTNLNMGSELLRDPSLGAQFQVHLVKMVILTQPEDAPNITANITASLLSVCEWSRTVNPEDDTDPGHADLVLYITRFDLELPDGNRQVRGVTQLGGTCSSSWSCVITEDTGFDLGVTIAHEIGHSLGLEHDGVAGSSCKPSSHVMGSQDRAASHGDLSWSACSRQQLLHLLSAGRLRCLGDLPEPQAGAAGRLPQAQPGLLYGTDEQCRVAFGAGAVACTFTREHLDMCQALSCHTDPLDQSSCSRLLIPLLDGTECGVQKWCSKGHCRSLAELSPVGVVHGQWSSWGPPSPCSRSCGGGVVTRRRHCNNPRPAFGGHVCVGADLQAEMCNTQACEKTQLEFMSEQCSQTDRKPLYLTPGNASFYRWGSAEQYSQGDALCRHMCRAIGEAFIVRRGESFLDGTRCVPSGQREDGTLSLCMLGSCKTFGCDGRMDSQQVRDVCQVCGGDNSTCSPQNGSFTAGRAREYVTFLTVTRNLTSVHITNRRPLFTHLAVRIRGHYIVAGNSSISPSTTYPSLLEDSRVEYRVTLTEDRLPRLEEISIQGPIQEDMEIQVYRRYGEEYGDLARPDITFTYFEPKQPQAWAWVAVRGSCSVSCGAGRRWVTYSCLDQARNVWVEAARCEGSQQPAAWSESCAPRPCPPQQEASDACTTACGADLASQNVTCVHRVAGLETLAMAGPCSTDEKLPALKPCVATACPPGQGYPDLQSLEEEKEATSPSGSAGLGARTTHMWTPLAGPCSASCGQGLTELNFMCMDSALGTPVREELCDLESKPGSRQEVCQAAPCPAWWKIMSLGPCSASCGFGTATRSVACVQLSQGQDIEVDGAACAALVRPQASIPCILAYCTYRWHVSTWTQCSVSCGDGIQRRRKACLGPQAQAPVLADFCQHLHKPATVRGCWAGPCGGQVTPRPAPNEEATAPDQATAGASPEWPQTRAHLLSPAPPLQRLLPGSQENPAESSACGRQHLEPMGTIDMRGPGRADCAVAIGRPLGEVVTLQVLESSLSCSAGDVLLLWDRLMWKKTCGKLSGMTFSSKTNTLVVRQRRVRLEGGVVLQYRSQPAPGAPHRECDMQLFGPWGEIVSPSMGADGRNSGGCRIFINVAPQARIAIHALATDGTGTGASYVLIRDIHSLKTVTFRGQQALYWESEGSQAEMEFSQGFLEAHASLRGQYWTLQSRVQEPGWAEP; encoded by the exons gctGGCTTTCCTGAGGATGAGGGAGCCTCGCCCCTGGGGGAGATGTGTGGGGGCAATTCTCACATCTGTCTTCTTTCTCCTGGGCTGCTGGGGACTCTCCGATTTCCAGCAG CAATTTCTTAAGGCTTTGGACCCGGAGGAAGTGACTTCTTATTTTGGCCCTGAAGCTACCTTAAAAG CACCCCCATTTGACGTGGCCCCGCTCAGCTGCATCTGTGAAGATGGGCCCGGGGTGCCTccctgccaggccctgagctgctCCCTGCACATCTGGGGACAGCTCTTCACCATCTCCTTCCCGCCTGAATGGAGCCTCTTTACCACCTCCTTCACCAGCGAGCTCGTCCTGAACGCCTCCCTCCAACTCCTGAGGCGGCTGCCCCATCTCTGCTTCTTGGGGGGccgccccctgctgcccctggggGCCGCGGCCAGGGTCACTTACTGCTCAGGCCACTTG GAGGGTGACATCCTGGTGGGTGCAGACCTGTTCCACATCCAGCCAGTGAAGATGCAGCACCGGGAGCTGGTGCCACCCTGGGCTCTTGCCCAGCCCCACCTGATCCACAGGCCTTTCCCCAAGGTCCCCATGGCCCCCGAGGCCCTTAACACCATCCGAG AAGCTTCGCTGTCAGCCCCGCTTCCTCCCTCACCAGGCCATCCTCGGTCCCCTCGCCTCCGGAGATGGGTTGCTGGGAGTGTCCTACAcctggagctgctggtggccGTGGGCCCCGACGTCTATCAGGCTCACCAGGAGGACACTGAGCGTTATGTGCTAACTAACCTCAACATG GGGTCAGAGCTGCTGAGGGACCcatccctgggggctcagttccAAGTGCATCTGGTGAAAATGGTCATTCTGACCCAGCCCGAG GATGCTCCGAACATCACGGCCAACATCACGGCATCACTGCTGAGTGTCTGTGAGTGGAGCAGGACAGTCAACCCTGAGGATGACACAGATCCTGGCCATGCCGACCTGGTCCTCTACATCACCAG ATTTGATCTGGAGTTGCCTGATGGTAACCGGCAGGTTCGGGGAGTCACCCAGCTGGGGGGCACTTGCTCATCTTCCTGGAGCTGCGTCATCACTGAGGATACTGGCTTTGACCTGGGGGTCACCATCGCTCATGAGATCGGTCACAG CCTGGGCCTGGAGCACGACGGTGTGGCCGGCAGCAGCTGCAAGCCCAGCAGCCACGTGATGGGCTCCCAGGACCGAGCAGCCTCCCATGGGGACCTCTCGTGGTCTGCCTGCAGCCGCCAGCAACTGCTGCATCTGCTCAG CGCAGGACGGTTGCGCTGCCTGGGGGACCTGCCAGAGCCACAGGCTGGGGCCGCCGGGCGCCTTCCCCAGGCGCAGCCTGGCCTTCTGTATGGCACGGACGAGCAGTGCCGCGTCGCCTTCGGCGCTGGGGCAGTGGCCTGCACCTTCACCAGGGAGCATCTC gacatgtgccaggctctgtcctgCCACACGGATCCCCTGGACCAAAGCAGCTGTAGCCGCCTCCTCATCCCTCTCCTGGATGGGACAGAGTGCGGCGTGCAGAAG TGGTGCTCCAAGGGTCACTGCCGCTCCCTGGCAGAGCTGAGCCCAGTGGGGGTGGTGCACGGGCAGTGGTCTAGCTGGGGTCCCCCCAGCCCTTGCTCCCGCTCCTGCGGAGGAGGTGTGGTCACCAGGAGGCGGCACTGCAACAACCCCAG GCCTGCCTTTGGAGGGCATGTGTGCGTGGGTGCTGACCTCCAGGCGGAGATGTGCAACACCCAG GCCTGTGAGAAGACCCAGCTGGAGTTCATGTCTGAGCAGTGCTCGCAGACGGACAGGAAACCGCTCTACCTGACCCCGGGGAATGCCTCCTTCTACCGCTGGGGCTCCGCTGAGCAGTACAGTCAAG GCGATGCTCTGTGCAGACACATGTGCCGGGCCATTGGCGAGGCCTTCATTGTGAGGCGTGGGGAAAGTTTCCTAGATGGGACCCGGTGTGTGCCAAGTGGTCAGCGGGAGGACGGGACCCTGAGCTTGTGCATGTTGGGCAGCTGCAAG ACATTCGGCTGTGATGGCAGGATGGACTCCCAACAGGTGCGAGACGTGTGCCAGGTGTGCGGAGGGGACAATAGCACCTGTAGCCCACAGAACGGCTCTTTCACAGCTGGAAGGGCCAGAG AATATGTCACGTTCTTGACAGTTACCCGCAACCTGACCAGTGTACACATCACCAACCGGAGGCCTCTCTTCACACACTTGG cggTGCGGATCCGAGGGCACTACATCGTGGCTGGGAATTCCAGCATCTCTCCCAGCACCACCTACCCCTCCCTCCTGGAGGACAGCCGTGTGGAGTACAGAGTGACCCTCACTGAGGACCGGCTGCCTCGCCTGGAGGAGATCTCCATCCAGGGACCCATCCAGGAAGACATGGAGATCCAG GTTTACAGGCGCTACGGGGAGGAGTATGGTGACCTTGCACGCCCAGACATCACCTTCACCTACTTCGAGCCTAAGCAGCcacaggcctgggcctgggtcgCCGTGCGGGGGTCCTGCTCGGTGAGCTGTGGGGCAG gACGGCGCTGGGTGACCTACAGCTGTCTGGACCAGGCCAGGAACGTGTGGGTGGAGGCTGCCCGGTGCGAAGggagccagcagccagcagcgTGGTCAGAGTCCTgcgcccccaggccctgccccccacA GCAGGAGGCATCGGATGCATGCACAACAGCCTGTGGAGCAGACCTGGCATCACAGAATGTGACGTGTGTGCACAGGGTAGCTGGCCTGGAGACACTGGCCATGGCTGGACCCTGCTCCACAGATGAGAAGCTGCCTGCCCTCAAGCCCTGTGTGGCCACGGCATGTCCTCCGGGACAGGGTTAT CCAGACCTCCAGTctctggaggaggagaaggaggccaCATCCCCATCAGGAAGTGCTGGGCTGGGGGCTCGCACCACACACATGTGGACCCCCCTGGCGGGGCCATGCTCTGCCTCCTGTGGTCAAG GCCTGACGGAGCTGAACTTCATGTGTATGGACTCTGCCCTGGGAACCCCTGTCCGGGAAGAGCTATGTGACCTGGAAAGCAAGCCTGGGAGCCGGCAGGAGGTCTGCCAGGCTGCCCCATGCCCGGCTTG GTGGAAAATCATGTCCCTCGGCCCATGCTCAGCCAGCTGTGGCTTTGGCACTGCCACACGTTCTGTGGCCTGTGTGCAGCTCAGCCAAGGCCAGGACATTGAGGTGGATGGGGCAGCCTGTGCGGCTCTGGTTCGGCCTCAGGCCAGCATCCCCTGCATCCTCGCCTATTGCACCTACCGGTGGCATGTCAGCACCTGGACACAG TGCTCTGTCTCCTGCGGAGATGGCATCCAGCGCAGGCGTAAGGCCTGCCTTGGACCCCAGGCCCAGGCACCTGTGCTGGCTGACTTCTGCCAGCACTTGCACAAGCCAGCCACCGTGCGGGGCTGCTGGGCCGGGCCCTGTGGTGGGCAGGTGACTCCCAGGCCAGCACCCAACGAGGAAGCCACTGCTCCAGACCAGGCCACTGCTGGTGCCTCTCCGGAGTGGCCTCAGACCCGGGCCCACCttctctccccagcacccccactTCAGAGgcttctgcctgggtctcaggAAAACCCAGCTGAGTCCA GTGCCTGTGGCCGGCAGCATCTTGAGCCAATGGGAACCATTGACATGCGAGGCCCAGGGCGGGCTGACTGTGCAGTGGCCATTGGGCGGCCCCTGGGTGAGGTGGTGACCCTCCAAGTCCTCGAGAGTTCCCTCAGCTGTAGTGCTG GGGATGTGTTGCTGCTTTGGGACAGGCTCATGTGGAAGAAGACGTGCGGGAAGCTATCTGGCATGACTTTCAGCTCCAAGACCAACACGCTGGTGGTGAGGCAGCGCCGCGTGCGGCTGGAAGGCGGGGTTGTGCTGCAGTACAGGAGCCagcctgcaccgggagccccccACCGAG AGTGTGACATGCAGCTCTTCGGACCCTGGGGGGAAATCGTGAGCCCCTCCATGGGTGCTGATGGGAGGAACTCAGGGGGCTGCCGCATCTTCATTAATGTGGCCCCACAGGCCCGAATTGCCATCCATGCCCTGGCCACTGATGGCACAGGAACCGGTGCCAGCTATGTCTTG ATCCGGGACATCCACAGCCTGAAGACGGTGACATTCCGTGGGCAGCAGGCACTCTACTGGGAGTCGGAGGGAAGCCAGGCTGAGATGGAGTTTAGCCAGGGCTTCCTGGAGGCGCATGCCAGCCTGCGAGGCCAGTACTGGACCCTCCAATCTAGAGTGCAGGAACCTGGCTGGGCTGAGCCCTAG
- the ADAMTS13 gene encoding A disintegrin and metalloproteinase with thrombospondin motifs 13 isoform X18, with translation MPCNDAVLAFLRMREPRPWGRCVGAILTSVFFLLGCWGLSDFQQQFLKALDPEEVTSYFGPEATLKAPPFDVAPLSCICEDGPGVPPCQALSCSLHIWGQLFTISFPPEWSLFTTSFTSELVLNASLQLLRRLPHLCFLGGRPLLPLGAAARVTYCSGHLEGDILVGADLFHIQPVKMQHRELVPPWALAQPHLIHRPFPKVPMAPEALNTIREASLSAPLPPSPGHPRSPRLRRWVAGSVLHLELLVAVGPDVYQAHQEDTERYVLTNLNMGSELLRDPSLGAQFQVHLVKMVILTQPEDAPNITANITASLLSVCEWSRTVNPEDDTDPGHADLVLYITRFDLELPDGNRQVRGVTQLGGTCSSSWSCVITEDTGFDLGVTIAHEIGHSLGLEHDGVAGSSCKPSSHVMGSQDRAASHGDLSWSACSRQQLLHLLSAGRLRCLGDLPEPQAGAAGRLPQAQPGLLYGTDEQCRVAFGAGAVACTFTREHLDMCQALSCHTDPLDQSSCSRLLIPLLDGTECGVQKWCSKGHCRSLAELSPVGVVHGQWSSWGPPSPCSRSCGGGVVTRRRHCNNPRPAFGGHVCVGADLQAEMCNTQACEKTQLEFMSEQCSQTDRKPLYLTPGNASFYRWGSAEQYSQGDALCRHMCRAIGEAFIVRRGESFLDGTRCVPSGQREDGTLSLCMLGSCKTFGCDGRMDSQQVRDVCQVCGGDNSTCSPQNGSFTAGRAREYVTFLTVTRNLTSVHITNRRPLFTHLAVRIRGHYIVAGNSSISPSTTYPSLLEDSRVEYRVTLTEDRLPRLEEISIQGPIQEDMEIQVYRRYGEEYGDLARPDITFTYFEPKQPQAWAWVAVRGSCSVSCGAGRRWVTYSCLDQARNVWVEAARCEGSQQPAAWSESCAPRPCPPQQEASDACTTACGADLASQNVTCVHRVAGLETLAMAGPCSTDEKLPALKPCVATACPPGQGYPDLQSLEEEKEATSPSGSAGLGARTTHMWTPLAGPCSASCGQGLTELNFMCMDSALGTPVREELCDLESKPGSRQEVCQAAPCPAWWRYKLAACSVSCGGGFAQRMLYCARAHGEDKDEEILPDNQCQGLPRPEQQEACSPDPCPPRWKIMSLGPCSASCGFGTATRSVACVQLSQGQDIEVDGAACAALVRPQASIPCILAYCTYRWHVSTWTQCSVSCGDGIQRRRKACLGPQAQAPVLADFCQHLHKPATVRGCWAGPCGGQVTPRPAPNEEATAPDQATAGASPEWPQTRAHLLSPAPPLQRLLPGSQENPAESSACGRQHLEPMGTIDMRGPGRADCAVAIGRPLGEVVTLQVLESSLSCSAGDVLLLWDRLMWKKTCGKLSGMTFSSKTNTLVVRQRRVRLEGGVVLQYRSQPAPGAPHRECDMQLFGPWGEIVSPSMGADGRNSGGCRIFINVAPQARIAIHALATDGTGTGASYVLVRPGWGQDRWTFAMNLDSCLWGWEPGVLEDPPSLLKNPKIISERMRENFLQVHQQMFLELLTGVK, from the exons gctGGCTTTCCTGAGGATGAGGGAGCCTCGCCCCTGGGGGAGATGTGTGGGGGCAATTCTCACATCTGTCTTCTTTCTCCTGGGCTGCTGGGGACTCTCCGATTTCCAGCAG CAATTTCTTAAGGCTTTGGACCCGGAGGAAGTGACTTCTTATTTTGGCCCTGAAGCTACCTTAAAAG CACCCCCATTTGACGTGGCCCCGCTCAGCTGCATCTGTGAAGATGGGCCCGGGGTGCCTccctgccaggccctgagctgctCCCTGCACATCTGGGGACAGCTCTTCACCATCTCCTTCCCGCCTGAATGGAGCCTCTTTACCACCTCCTTCACCAGCGAGCTCGTCCTGAACGCCTCCCTCCAACTCCTGAGGCGGCTGCCCCATCTCTGCTTCTTGGGGGGccgccccctgctgcccctggggGCCGCGGCCAGGGTCACTTACTGCTCAGGCCACTTG GAGGGTGACATCCTGGTGGGTGCAGACCTGTTCCACATCCAGCCAGTGAAGATGCAGCACCGGGAGCTGGTGCCACCCTGGGCTCTTGCCCAGCCCCACCTGATCCACAGGCCTTTCCCCAAGGTCCCCATGGCCCCCGAGGCCCTTAACACCATCCGAG AAGCTTCGCTGTCAGCCCCGCTTCCTCCCTCACCAGGCCATCCTCGGTCCCCTCGCCTCCGGAGATGGGTTGCTGGGAGTGTCCTACAcctggagctgctggtggccGTGGGCCCCGACGTCTATCAGGCTCACCAGGAGGACACTGAGCGTTATGTGCTAACTAACCTCAACATG GGGTCAGAGCTGCTGAGGGACCcatccctgggggctcagttccAAGTGCATCTGGTGAAAATGGTCATTCTGACCCAGCCCGAG GATGCTCCGAACATCACGGCCAACATCACGGCATCACTGCTGAGTGTCTGTGAGTGGAGCAGGACAGTCAACCCTGAGGATGACACAGATCCTGGCCATGCCGACCTGGTCCTCTACATCACCAG ATTTGATCTGGAGTTGCCTGATGGTAACCGGCAGGTTCGGGGAGTCACCCAGCTGGGGGGCACTTGCTCATCTTCCTGGAGCTGCGTCATCACTGAGGATACTGGCTTTGACCTGGGGGTCACCATCGCTCATGAGATCGGTCACAG CCTGGGCCTGGAGCACGACGGTGTGGCCGGCAGCAGCTGCAAGCCCAGCAGCCACGTGATGGGCTCCCAGGACCGAGCAGCCTCCCATGGGGACCTCTCGTGGTCTGCCTGCAGCCGCCAGCAACTGCTGCATCTGCTCAG CGCAGGACGGTTGCGCTGCCTGGGGGACCTGCCAGAGCCACAGGCTGGGGCCGCCGGGCGCCTTCCCCAGGCGCAGCCTGGCCTTCTGTATGGCACGGACGAGCAGTGCCGCGTCGCCTTCGGCGCTGGGGCAGTGGCCTGCACCTTCACCAGGGAGCATCTC gacatgtgccaggctctgtcctgCCACACGGATCCCCTGGACCAAAGCAGCTGTAGCCGCCTCCTCATCCCTCTCCTGGATGGGACAGAGTGCGGCGTGCAGAAG TGGTGCTCCAAGGGTCACTGCCGCTCCCTGGCAGAGCTGAGCCCAGTGGGGGTGGTGCACGGGCAGTGGTCTAGCTGGGGTCCCCCCAGCCCTTGCTCCCGCTCCTGCGGAGGAGGTGTGGTCACCAGGAGGCGGCACTGCAACAACCCCAG GCCTGCCTTTGGAGGGCATGTGTGCGTGGGTGCTGACCTCCAGGCGGAGATGTGCAACACCCAG GCCTGTGAGAAGACCCAGCTGGAGTTCATGTCTGAGCAGTGCTCGCAGACGGACAGGAAACCGCTCTACCTGACCCCGGGGAATGCCTCCTTCTACCGCTGGGGCTCCGCTGAGCAGTACAGTCAAG GCGATGCTCTGTGCAGACACATGTGCCGGGCCATTGGCGAGGCCTTCATTGTGAGGCGTGGGGAAAGTTTCCTAGATGGGACCCGGTGTGTGCCAAGTGGTCAGCGGGAGGACGGGACCCTGAGCTTGTGCATGTTGGGCAGCTGCAAG ACATTCGGCTGTGATGGCAGGATGGACTCCCAACAGGTGCGAGACGTGTGCCAGGTGTGCGGAGGGGACAATAGCACCTGTAGCCCACAGAACGGCTCTTTCACAGCTGGAAGGGCCAGAG AATATGTCACGTTCTTGACAGTTACCCGCAACCTGACCAGTGTACACATCACCAACCGGAGGCCTCTCTTCACACACTTGG cggTGCGGATCCGAGGGCACTACATCGTGGCTGGGAATTCCAGCATCTCTCCCAGCACCACCTACCCCTCCCTCCTGGAGGACAGCCGTGTGGAGTACAGAGTGACCCTCACTGAGGACCGGCTGCCTCGCCTGGAGGAGATCTCCATCCAGGGACCCATCCAGGAAGACATGGAGATCCAG GTTTACAGGCGCTACGGGGAGGAGTATGGTGACCTTGCACGCCCAGACATCACCTTCACCTACTTCGAGCCTAAGCAGCcacaggcctgggcctgggtcgCCGTGCGGGGGTCCTGCTCGGTGAGCTGTGGGGCAG gACGGCGCTGGGTGACCTACAGCTGTCTGGACCAGGCCAGGAACGTGTGGGTGGAGGCTGCCCGGTGCGAAGggagccagcagccagcagcgTGGTCAGAGTCCTgcgcccccaggccctgccccccacA GCAGGAGGCATCGGATGCATGCACAACAGCCTGTGGAGCAGACCTGGCATCACAGAATGTGACGTGTGTGCACAGGGTAGCTGGCCTGGAGACACTGGCCATGGCTGGACCCTGCTCCACAGATGAGAAGCTGCCTGCCCTCAAGCCCTGTGTGGCCACGGCATGTCCTCCGGGACAGGGTTAT CCAGACCTCCAGTctctggaggaggagaaggaggccaCATCCCCATCAGGAAGTGCTGGGCTGGGGGCTCGCACCACACACATGTGGACCCCCCTGGCGGGGCCATGCTCTGCCTCCTGTGGTCAAG GCCTGACGGAGCTGAACTTCATGTGTATGGACTCTGCCCTGGGAACCCCTGTCCGGGAAGAGCTATGTGACCTGGAAAGCAAGCCTGGGAGCCGGCAGGAGGTCTGCCAGGCTGCCCCATGCCCGGCTTG GTGGAGGTACAAGCTGGCTGCATGCAGTGTGAGCTGTGGAGGAGGGTTTGCGCAGAGGATGCTATATTGTGCACGGGCTCACGGGGAGGACAAGGACGAGGAGATCCTGCCAGATAACCAGTGCCAGGGGCTGCCTCGTCCAGAGCAGCAGGAAGCCTGCAGCCCAGATCCCTGCCCACCCAG GTGGAAAATCATGTCCCTCGGCCCATGCTCAGCCAGCTGTGGCTTTGGCACTGCCACACGTTCTGTGGCCTGTGTGCAGCTCAGCCAAGGCCAGGACATTGAGGTGGATGGGGCAGCCTGTGCGGCTCTGGTTCGGCCTCAGGCCAGCATCCCCTGCATCCTCGCCTATTGCACCTACCGGTGGCATGTCAGCACCTGGACACAG TGCTCTGTCTCCTGCGGAGATGGCATCCAGCGCAGGCGTAAGGCCTGCCTTGGACCCCAGGCCCAGGCACCTGTGCTGGCTGACTTCTGCCAGCACTTGCACAAGCCAGCCACCGTGCGGGGCTGCTGGGCCGGGCCCTGTGGTGGGCAGGTGACTCCCAGGCCAGCACCCAACGAGGAAGCCACTGCTCCAGACCAGGCCACTGCTGGTGCCTCTCCGGAGTGGCCTCAGACCCGGGCCCACCttctctccccagcacccccactTCAGAGgcttctgcctgggtctcaggAAAACCCAGCTGAGTCCA GTGCCTGTGGCCGGCAGCATCTTGAGCCAATGGGAACCATTGACATGCGAGGCCCAGGGCGGGCTGACTGTGCAGTGGCCATTGGGCGGCCCCTGGGTGAGGTGGTGACCCTCCAAGTCCTCGAGAGTTCCCTCAGCTGTAGTGCTG GGGATGTGTTGCTGCTTTGGGACAGGCTCATGTGGAAGAAGACGTGCGGGAAGCTATCTGGCATGACTTTCAGCTCCAAGACCAACACGCTGGTGGTGAGGCAGCGCCGCGTGCGGCTGGAAGGCGGGGTTGTGCTGCAGTACAGGAGCCagcctgcaccgggagccccccACCGAG AGTGTGACATGCAGCTCTTCGGACCCTGGGGGGAAATCGTGAGCCCCTCCATGGGTGCTGATGGGAGGAACTCAGGGGGCTGCCGCATCTTCATTAATGTGGCCCCACAGGCCCGAATTGCCATCCATGCCCTGGCCACTGATGGCACAGGAACCGGTGCCAGCTATGTCTTGGTAAGGCCAGGATGGGGACAGGACAGGTGGACTTTTGCTATGAATCTAGACAGCTGTCTCTGGGGATGGGAGCCAGGAGTACTAGAGGACCCCCCGAGTTTGCTCAAAAACCCCAAAATCATtagtgaaagaatgagagagaatttcCTCCAAGTACATCAACAAATGTTTCTTGAGCTCCTCACAGGAGTGAAATAG